The Arachis ipaensis cultivar K30076 chromosome B05, Araip1.1, whole genome shotgun sequence nucleotide sequence GATCTTAGGCTCCAACCATGGAGTCATTTGCTTGAGGATTTCCATGGGGGGTCTCAATTCTAGGCTACTTATGTGGAATCCCCTCACCCGAAAAAGGCGTGTTGCACCAGACGAAGCTAGCAAGCACTGCTGCCACGTTGTATCTCTTTTTGCCTTTGGATATTTGGAAGATAGTGTGGAATACCACATTGTGCATGTACACAAGCGGCACTACTCTGACAGCACCATGTCCTGGAGTCTTTATAGTTCCGTGGAAAGGGAGTGGACTCATGAAGGTTCATTTGAGAGCAATGTTCAGAAGCTTGGACCCAAATCTGTTGTGGACAATGGCGTCGTTTACTGGATAGGTTGGGAACGTCCTAACTTTCCTGAGCCGGTAAGCATTATCACATTCAATCTCAAGCACAAATCTTTCCATGAGGCTACAATACCCGCAGAGGTGAAAATTTGTGTTTTCAAAAGAGAAAACTGATTTCTACTACACTCTTCTGGATCCATACTCTCTCATGGATTTATACGAGTGCAGAAGATCGAATTTCATATCAAGTGTAACTTCAGAAGTCAACAATATATACACCATCAACTAAATCAGCTTGCAAACAATTGCTCTGCTTGCAGCGGTAATCGTTCTTATAAGTGCCAGATCTGTTTTTAAAAAAGAGGGTGTTTAATGGAATAGAGAAGAGGAGTGGGTGATAATAAATTCTCATTGATGTGGGTTGGTGGTAATAATTGCtaaatgccaaaaaaaaaaaagatgcagAAGATGTCATGTGTCTTACGTGTGTCTTGGGGAGTTGGAGAGGGGGAAGATTTTGGCGGTGAGAAATTTATTAATTGCTTGcaactattcaaattcaaaatatatctTCAAAAGTGACATATTTACCCCGAATTTAAACCACGAGTATTCTGCTTACAAAAATAAAGTTAAACCCAACATTGTGATAATGTAATGCTATTTACTGTTCTTTTTCTATGGATAAATAAAAACATGTTCCACACACTATAACTGAATAAAGCATTGCGGTGATTTAGTTAATGGGATTATGGGAACATGTGTCATCGgcgctattattattattattattattattattattattattattattatttaattttaattaacaattatttttttactttactaCTATCTTTTCGATTGGTGAGGTGGAATACCCCCCACCCTTGATAACATGCTGGATAGAAAGTTTCTCTTTAAGATTAATATAAAGTCAGCCAACATCGAGCAATATGACCAAGTTTATACTGTTAGCAAAGTTTGTGATGATGAGGACATCATAAAAAAGAACCTCCCAATAGAATCAAATACTAATTCATCAGTTAAACTCACTGTGAGTTAATAAAGTATTGTCAATGTCTGTTATACATTGTGTTTTTTAAAGATCAATTGTTCACTAATTATATAATTAGAATTCTCATTCCCATATCTGTAGGAAATTGGATGCAATGATTCCGTCAAGATCGCAGAAAATGTGGCCGATATTAAGACTAATAGCGATAATCTGTGTATTCTGGTATGGAGATAGTTTTATTTGTAGTTTTTCTTCAGTCATAAATGCATTTAAGATTTAAGATATGTGTTATTTTATACCATAGCATTGGGTTTATATGTAGGTTACGTCTTTAGTTTTTGTATAAATCAGAACCAAAAGAAACAAACTACTGAGCAGTATCATCATAGACAAAGTATATCAATTTAAACCCGGTTTGTTGGTTGTGAAAATATTCATCTTTCTTAATTTATGCATTTTTTAAAGAGTGAAGAAAAATAAGTATATTTTTCTATGCATATTTCCTAAAGAAATAATAAGAAAGATTAAAAATACTTAATATATGTTTCACTGTAAAGTTGATACTAAATACTATTTGATATCCATTACTTTTTGTGAAGGATGTTGTGGAAGAGGCTGTTTCAAGCCTCAAGTGCATGACCCCCGCTAAAAGAGCTCTCAATGGTGTAAAGTCAAGTACAATAACTATTAATGAAAATGAAGAAGGGCAGCTCTCAACCAATAAGTTCAGCCGTAAGGGGGGCAAGAAGCAAAAGAGCCAGCTGATAGATGTGGCTAACTGAGTTGTTTATATAATAAGTTTTTCAACCATATGCATTTATCTTATTTAGTAgcaatttcatgttttttttataaaaaaaatgttgtTTTGTAGGTATTAGTTATCTTAATTTATAGAGTGGAAAAACTTATTAAGATAGGACATTTTGGAAGTGCTCAGTCACTAGAAATAGATGAGAGtcattttattaacttttttggATGTTGCTAAGCCAACTTCATATTACATCCTTATTGTTAGCTAAGATTTCTTGAATTACTCAGCTTAGATACTCCTAAATTTTAGTTTGAAAGTGGTCGGCCATGTTATATAATTGGCTTATATCATATCCGTATTCCACAATGATATTTAAAAAGAAATGTATTTATAATTAAAGAATATATATTGTGGGTTTATAGGTGGAATATTTTTAACCTgagaactatatatatatatttatatggaTTAGTATTTTAACTTTTCagtattatattttataaatattgtGTATATAAAACTAGGTAGTCCCCTTGAAAAATTTACGTTTAGGTCAATATGTGGTTTTTAAATTGATGGGATGTCATTTTCACGAATAAATATGTGGTAAGTTGGATTCTTGGTTTTGTAGTCAAATAAGACAATATAATTATGTAGAGTTAGAAGCAGGGTGTAATGCTCTAGATTTTACTATACCAGTGTTTAAACACAATACTAAGTAGTAAAGTTGAGGTAGAATGTAACCAAAGTTACACAACTAAGTGTATTTGTGTGGAGAAGGGGCCTAAAGATAGATTTTGCTTTGGCTTACTAAAACAATATAATGGATAAGGTATAAAGCATGGAGTAACGTGCTGAGTTTTGCAGTTGCAGTGTTTAAAGGCAATATCATATAGTAAAGTGTGAAGCATAATGGAATCAAATttacagaagtaattgcattttTTTGTCATTGTGCAATAAATTCTAAATTACTTTTGATATAAAATtgaaacagagaaataaaattgaattagTAGGTTCTAGGCATCAATCTAAGTCAGATACAAtgtacaattttatttttaaataagacAAAGAATGAAGAAAACAATAAAGCGTGAGACTTAACAGTCTGAAATGCTATCAGCATGCACTTTCAGCTTAATCACATATTTTTATAGCCTAGATTATGTGTTAAACATCCATTGATTCAATTATTTAGAGACGTATttcattaaaaaatcaacaaatttcGTAATTGAAGATAAAGAAAATTTCAGGTAAACATATTTGAAGATGCTTTTTAATTCCAAAGCTGTATTCTTTGAAAATAAGGTTGATTATATATAGTCAAAAAATAATAAACCTGAAGAGACATTGAGTTTTGAAATAGTGTGCTATTAGAAAAATGCCTATTTAAATTTAGATGAGATTGAATATGTTTTTTCTAATATTGTATACCTCTGTACCTTTATACTTATTTTTCTTCACTCTTTGAACATtgataaattcaggaaggaaaaaAAATTCACAACCAACAAAGAGGGTTTAAATTGCTTATATTTCACAATCAATAATAAggcttatatttaaattataatgagGTTATGTATGCTTTTGACTGATTTATAAAATTCAAAAGGGAGATATTTCTTTAAAAAGGAGATAACAAGTGATGAACTTCATATCCTCTGTCTGTCCTTATTATATGTTTTTTGATATGTTAAAAACCAAAATGGAATGAAGTGGGGTGTTGACGGGTTAAGTTATgcaatttcaaaatttgaaattgaagtgACAATGTGAGAAACTCCTTTTTTTGTTATTGATGATGGAATGCTTGACAATTCATCATTTATGGTAACTAAATGAACTAAATAAAGACAAATTCAGCAATGGTGAAGATTTGATGTTACCCAATGGAagataaacttttttttttgctatggcagtctaataaaataatataattatataggATGAAAACAAAAAAGGCTACAATCGATTTTGCTATAGCAGTGTTTGAAGGCAATATCAAATAGTAAAGTGTGAAGGACAACATAACCTATTTTACACAACTAATTGCATTTTTTGTGAATAGTCCTGCAGCTGGATTCTGCTATAACAAGATAATATAATGAAATAAAGTGTAAAGCATAGTGTAAGCTGTTGGATTTATGCTATAGTAGTGTTTAAAGGCAATATCATCTATGAAAGTGTGATTCAGAACAGAATTAGATTTACAGAAGTAAAAGCTTTTTTACTTGAATGTGTGTAATAAACCCAAGACCAATTTGAACATACATGATTATGAGATATTGTCAGATCTGCTATGTAAAAGGGATCAATGGGAAATTCCCTTTTCATGTAACCAAGATATATGCAGTTGAATTAGTGGGCTTTAGGCATCAACTTAGGTTAGCACACAGTGTAAAATTTTCTTTACAATAAAGAAAAAGTTAGTTGTAtggttaattattaattatttcaatCTAAATCCGGCGGACAGATACCATGTAATGAACTATATGAAAACACATGTGAACTAATTATATAAATAGGGTAGAGTAAACTGTTGTGTGGTATTCCAATTGAGTGATCATTCCTCTAACTCACTAAACCCCATTAACCAAACGTTCAAACCCTTTACAACCACACTGAGTGATATTCCACCAAAGAGAGGCGATCTTCCATTCCTGAGTGATGATATTATCTTGAAAATCTTAGTGAAAGCAGACCCAAAGACCGTAGGAAAGTGCAGAAGTCTGAGTAAAGCTTGGAATTCTAGACTATGCACTAACTTATTTATCAAGCAAAACTATAAGGAAACCAAAGACAGAGACCGAAGCGTCATTGTCGGGATTGGGTCCCCCCCAAGTGATCAAAACTCAATGTGGTATGTTCGAGCCTCAGTTGATACTGGGCGGCAGTTTAATTTCAATGTGCCGATAGAAATCAACCATTATGGCTTCTACTCGATCATAGGCTCCGACCATGGAGTCATTTGCTTGAGGATTTCCATGGGGGGTCTCAATTCTAGGCTACTTATGTGGAATTTCCTCACCCGAAAAAGGCGTGTTGCACCAGACGAAGCTAGCAAGCGCTGCTGCCACGTTGTATCTCTTTATGCCTTTGGATATTTGGAAGATAGTGTGGAATACCGCATTGTGCATGTACACAAGCGGCACTACTCTGACAGCACCATGTCCTGGAGTCTTTATAGTTCCGTGGAAAGGGAGTGGACTCATGAAGGTTCATTTGAGAGCAATGTTCAGAAGCTTGGACCCAAATCTGTTGTGGACAATGGCGTCGTTTACTGGATAGGTTGGGAACGTCCTAACTTTCCTGAGCCGGTAAGCATTATCACATTCGATCTCAAGCACAGATCTTTCCATGAGGCTACAATACCCGCAGAGGTGAAAATTTGTGTTCTCAAAAGAGAAAACTGATTTCTACTACACTATTCTGGATCCATACTCTCTCCTGGATTTATACGAGTGCAGAAGATCGAATTTCATATCAAGTGTAACTTCAGAAGTCAACAATATATACACCATCAACTAAATCAGCTTGCAAACAATTGCTCTGCTTGCAGCGGCAATCGTTCTTATAAGTGCCAGATCTGTTTTTAAAAAAGAGGGTGTTTAATGGAATAGAGAAGAGGAGTGGGTGATAATAAATTCTCATTGATGTGGGTTGGTGGTAATAATTGCtaaatgccaaaaaaaaaaaaagatgcagAAGATGTCATGTGTCTTGCGTGTGTCTTGGGGAGTTGGAGAGGGGGAAGATTTTGGCGGTGAGAAATTTATTAATTGCTTGcaactattcaaattcaaaatatatctTCAAAAGTGACATATTTATCCCGAATTTAAATCACGAGTATTCTGCTTACAAAAATAAAGTTAAACCCAACACTATGATAATATAATGCTATTTACTGTTCTTTTTCTATGGATAAATAAAAACATGTTCCACACACTATAACTGAATAAAGCATTGCGGTGATTCCATCAATTAGCCATTAATAGTGTATTTAATGGTGTGGGATTTTATCTAATGATAAAGAATCACTCATTTTTATTTTGCTGgctaagtattgaccaaattttaacAAATCTGCTGGCTTCCTAgacttttccaaaaaaaaaataaatatcgaCCGAGGAAATATATATCATATACCAAAAAAAGAAACATTATCCTTCTACTTTTTCGTACTTAATTGGGACATATTACATTATACTCAAAGTCAATATATATCAAGTGATTTAGTTAATAGTAAGTATGATTCCAAAACAATGCAAACTCATATGAATTATATAACAGTATATACTATTAAGTAATTGAAAAAGCGTCCCGCACTTCGCGCGGGTAGCTCACTAGTGTTAGCTTATAAGAatgtatcaaggtaatgtaatatTAACgacccggtttttacccgataTAATCGTGgtccgaaagtgtataggtttcatcgggtctagggccgggttcgggtctaataaataggtccggtatatatttcgggtcggatcTGAGTCacatcataaaaattaaaattcaatacacAAATTAtttcttaaataatttattttgatataaataatatataatatttattaaatttaatatttaagatacaactttattaatttttattatataaaatttacaaaatcatatatatattaattatgtatCATGTAACCTTTTTGCTACTAGAATGTCGTGCTTTCCGTTGCATCACTCTAATAACGAGAAGTATTACGACGACTTTAAATATATCTTTATATAGTGAAACTCTTTAAACTGAAAACCACATTTTACTTTGTGTGAAAAACCaaaaatactttttcttttctttcattataTAATCATGCATACATACACTTCAACCACAGCACATTACATATGTTATATATAAAAGAAACCTTTATACAAGTAACATACCAAACTTCATACATTTCTCATTACAATTCTTATCCCTCTTTAcaagatataataataataatagcaagaaaaaataataactaaggCATTAAAACAGATCCAACGCAACCGAAATACTCAAAAAGGTCTTCCCAGGCTTCTCGTTCATTTCTTGAAAAACAGAGGGCGGctctatttatatataatatatttgatATGAATatagaaagaataaagaaaaaatggAATTGTCGAGAACCCTTTAAATCAAGTAGTAATGTAATGATTCAAGGGGTTCTCACAAACAACAAACATATTTACatataattaattcaaattttgttatgtggtttatttctcttttttggAGGGTTGTATtgattttcattaaaaaaaagttagaaaAAATTTGATAGAATGGCTTCAATCTTGTCAACCGGAGTGAGAAAATAAAATCTGGATAAATACCAATACTTATTACGGGTTTAAGGATAGAAATCGAAATAAATAATTCTCGCGGACCAGAATAAAAAAATACGAGTTTGGTGTATTAAAAAGCTTGTATCCATAGAACATCGGCCATAACATGGATAATGAATAAATAGGAGTTAATATAATTccaattttgtttaaaaaaattattaatatttttgtcattaaaagatatttttgactGGTTAGTATTCCAAAAAAATCATCAATTCTGCAACAAAACCGCTCATGCCTGGCAATGCAAGAGAAGCCATTGATAAGATACTGAAAACTGTGAATATTTTGGGCGATGAAACTCTTAttgttatttatttgatcaatCGACAGCGCGACGAAAAAAAGTATAACTATACTTAACAATAAAATACTGAGAAAAGCCCACCTACGTCGAAGATTTTTTGTTGCTGTGGAAAAAAATAGAAGTCCCGCCCCTATCAACATAGGAACTGGAAGCGGAATGAAAGGTATAATCCATAAAGATTGATGTGTATATTccataaaaaaagaataaaagataaaatattttttttcctaaTGAGTTTTGTTTCTTATTCATCGGTtttatctctctttttttttttgcaagttaaaaaatttttttactgGCGAGCCACGACAATTGCACCTATCAAAACAGCTAAGAGAATTATTGAAATTAGTTCAaatggaagaaaaaaaatatgttgATAAATGAACTCCAATTTGTTGACTAGTACTTATTAAATCTTGCTCTATAATCTGATTTGGTCTTGTAGTCCAAATAAGCCCGTACCATGATGCATCTGGAATAGTAGTTATTAGTGAAACAAAAATACTTGTACAAACCATCAAAGTAATTCCTATACCTGTCATATTTCTTGGATTATTTACAAGCGGTATTCAAGCCCTTATTTTTGCTACTTTAGCTGCGGCTTATATGGGTGAATCCATGGAAGGCCATCATTAACTTAACAAATTTAGGaaatagtctttttttttttagtttctagTTTAGTTTGACTCGCCACAATATATGTGCGGCTAAAGAATATACTTAGGtaacaaaaatacataaaagagaAACAAATAAGTTTTGAATTCTGATTCTATTAATTGAATATTCATAAATACGGGGTTAAATTAAATGCAATCaaagtataaataaataaaatatatgattTGGTTAAAATATAGAAAAGATTACTTGAGAGctgtaaaaaaaaatagaaaaaacatctttaaaataatgaatctttttcctatttttttttactaaactaaaaagaatctttgttttcaattttttccaataactttttggtattgttttcgttgtattttattttgttcattctatctataacataaatattttttacatTATAATATAGATCTAATTTGAATATTATTTGATTAGAGTCTATTAATGTTGTAAATGTAAATATTAAGAACTTTAACTTTGAACTTTGTAGGATATTTCCGTTTACGACATGTGAAAATGGATATTACATAAAACTAGAACGTATTTGTATTTCATTCAtattcaattcaacaataaataaaaattctatttagatcactcaaatttcaatatttcgtTGCAAAGATTCAGTTCTTCGATCGAACGAATTTTTTTAGATTGATTATACCATATGGATATAAACGAGGATATaatcaaaaagaagaaaatggctAGCAAAAACCTAAGACTAAGATTTGAAAGAGGAGCAACAATCGGACAAGTGGGGAATGTTGGGGTAAACCAGAAAACTTTGGGTAGAGTCGGATCTAAATGTTGGCTAGGTAAACGTCCTGTAGTAAGAGGAGTAGTTATGAACCCTGTAGATCATCCCTATGGGGTAGTGAAGGGAGGGCCCCAATTGGTAGAAAAAAACCTGCAACTCCTTAGGGTTATCCTGCACTTggaagaagaagtagaaaaagGAATAAATATAGTGATAATTTGATTCTTCGTCGCCGTAGTAAATAGTAGAATAGAGAAAATCAAATTTGTTTCTTCATCTTTATAAAAAATAGGAGGAATTCACTATGACACGgtcactaaaaaaaaaaatccttttgtaGCCAATCAtctattaagaaaaataaaaaagcttaacACAAAAGcggaaaaagaaataataataacttaGTCCAGAACATCTACCATTATCCCCACAATGATTGGCCATACCATTGCTATCCATAATGGAAAAGAACATTTACCTATTTATATAACAGATCGTATGGCCTATATATATAAAAGGCGGATCAAATTTAACCGTAGTGATCATCGTTTATCTTATGAATCTTACCGATCAACAATTAATTACCAAAAATCCATATTTACATTTCAACTAATAAAAACTCCAATAAAAACAAATATATAATAGCATTTCACTACATATATTAAAGAAGCAATTTTGCCAAACTCACCGCTGATTCAACCAATATAACATAACCAAATTACAGCCTCTGGCCAAACACAAAATCACATCACGGCCTTCGGCCCAACACAATATCACATCACATCCTCCGATCCAAAACAATATCACATCATGGCCTCCAGTCTAACATATACGCAAATCACGGCAATCTGAAACCACGAGTCACAATCACACAGACAGTCAACCAATCACACAAAAGAGCAAGTACAACAAGTAGTACAATTAGCAGTTAACACgatgtcaattaggcaaaccaagtaaTTATGCAGACCCAAGCAAATGCAATATGATATatgtctgtcctactggccatgagctcacttGTCGGTTATCTGCAAAACCCGACACGAAATCCAATTGACACTCCGGATGGGTCTCTCGATATGCATCCCTAGGAGGAATTATACAAATCATGGTACCATTATCTCAATGGATAGTGTCGTTTCACCTTCTCCTGTAGGTATAAACCGTGCCAAACAACGGAAAGTGCCATCTCACATCAACGCAGAGTACCGTCTCACCTTTCATCCGAGAAAAAGTGGGTGTTACGTATCGCCATCCCCACTATCACACCGCAACCACGAACAAGTAGGAAGAGACCTCCGTCCTTACCCAATGCAGGTGCCAAAACGGTCTCAAGTGGGAATTACGTATCATCGTCTTCACGAGAGTGTCCTCAAAATTATATCACGCAAGCGAGataaaccaccgtccttgccaattCAATGATCAAATTTCAATAATAGTCATaatcaatcataatcataatcaaaaTCGGCACCACAAgtctttatatttatatttatcacGAAGATGATCATCCTCAACCCATGAGCGGGATAACACCACCGTCCTCATCATGGgcgggataaaaccaccatcTCCACGAATTCATAACGCATTGAGTAAGCAGGATGACACCACTATCCTTACCAGACAATCAATTAATGTCACATACTTTCTTTAGTCATATTGCATTTAACAAGATTTTTATTGGAAAAATTACTCAACTTAATCTGTTATAACCACCCCAGCGCATTCAAAGATTTTAAAATAGTTCTCATACTCCATATGGAGGTTACGGGAGTTTACAACTCACCGGAGAAGTTTAACAGCTCAAAGCGGCATTCAAGCATTCACCCGACATAAAACTTTTTCTTTAATCGCACTTACAAATTCTCAAAAATCAATCTTATTACTTTAAATTCTTTGAAGTCCTAAAATTGTAACTCTATAATTAGAATCAATCAAATAAACTCATTTTTAGAGTTAACCAAGTTTCCAAAACCGATTTCAATTTCATTCTTAAGTTTAAAACATTACCAAAGGATTCAGAAATAATTCTATTTtgctaaataaaattttgaatacTTTAACTTCTCTTTCAAGCACCAAAACTTTTCCTCTAAGACTCAAAAAATCCTTTATTTTCAAATACACACttaccttattttatttttcattaaaatCCTCAAAATACCAAACTTTAATTCATATCAATTCACTAAAATTCATTTTCAATTCAATTAAATAACCAAATCATAATCCTTTTTATAATTAACCAAACCAAAGTAAGCTAAATCTCTAATTCACTTCTATTACGCTAGTTTTCTCTAAAACTCCTATAAAACataatacaacaacaacaacaacaacaacaacaacaacaacaacaacaacaacaacaacaacaacaacaacaacaacaacaacaaagccttgtcccactaggtggggttGGCTACAAGGATCAAATGACGCCATTGAGCTTTATCATGTATCACGTCTACAGAGAGACCATTTACATGTatatctcgtttgaccacctcatggatggtcttcctaggtcttcctctgcttttcaccccttgtccatcttccatctcatccacccttctGACTGGGTGCtttgtcggtcttcttctcatatgtccaaaccacctgagacgcgattccaccatcttttccacaataggtgctactccaactctctctcttatatcttcgttccttgtTCTATTCAATCgtatatgaccactcatccatctcaacatcgtCATCTCTATCATacttaacttatgttcgtgctctcATTTAGGCgccaacactctgtaccataaagcatagtcgGCCTGATAGCAGTGCGATAGACCTTTAAGTTTTAAGGGTACTTTTTTGTCATATATAAAACCAgacgcactccgccattttgataaacttgcttgaatcctatgatttacatcctgttcaactCTCGATTATCCTAAATATATGatacacccaagatacttaaaacttttaactttcataggatgttttctccaatctttacCTCTGTATTAGGGTTTCCCCTTCGGCggccgaacttacattccatatattctgtcTTCCTACGGCTTATGTGCAGACCATACACTTTTAGAGCTTCTCTCTATGAACCCAACTTCTTATTTAGTCTTCCTTtaactctcccataaggacgatatcatcggcaaaaagcatgcactatGGCATAGGCTCTTGGATATGCTCTGCGaatacttccaagactaatgtgaaaaagTATAGATTTAAGGATGATCCTTAGTGTAATCCTATATCAATAGAAAATTTCTCTATTTCACTACCTTGAGTTTTCACACTAGTTGTAGTCCCATCaaacatgtctttaattgcacaaaTATATGTGACCTTTACTCTTTTCCTTTCCAAAACCTTCTATAAGACTTCCTTTGGCACTCTATCGTAcgcttttccaaatcaataaacaccatatgtagatcccttttattactatgacacctctccatcatccttcttaacaggtatatcgcttcagtggtggATCTGCCTGGCATAAAACTAAATTGGTTTTCTGCTACTTGGGTCTCTTGTCTCAGCATCCATTGTATCAccatttcccataacttcatggtatggctcATGAGTTTGATCCTTCTATAAttttcgcaactttgtatatcccccttattcttgtagataggtaccaaggtgtcCTTTCTCCACCCAtttggcatcttctttgaccttaaaatctcattaaaaagcttggttaaccaactgatgcctttctctCCAAGGCCCTTCCAAATTTCAATCGGAATATTATCAGGTCTTACTGTCCTACT carries:
- the LOC107641223 gene encoding putative F-box protein At1g46840; translation: MNDIPPKRGDLPFLSDDIILKILVKADPKTVGKCRSLSKAWNSRLCTNLFIKQNYKETKDRDRSVIVGIGSPPSDQNSMWYVRASVDTGRQFNFNVPIEINHYGFYSILGSNHGVICLRISMGGLNSRLLMWNPLTRKRRVAPDEASKHCCHVVSLFAFGYLEDSVEYHIVHVHKRHYSDSTMSWSLYSSVEREWTHEGSFESNVQKLGPKSVVDNGVVYWIGWERPNFPEPEIGCNDSVKIAENVADIKTNSDNLCILDVVEEAVSSLKCMTPAKRALNGVKSSTITINENEEGQLSTNKFSRKGGKKQKSQLIDVAN
- the LOC107641224 gene encoding F-box/kelch-repeat protein At3g23880-like — its product is MWYVRASVDTGRQFNFNVPIEINHYGFYSIIGSDHGVICLRISMGGLNSRLLMWNFLTRKRRVAPDEASKRCCHVVSLYAFGYLEDSVEYRIVHVHKRHYSDSTMSWSLYSSVEREWTHEGSFESNVQKLGPKSVVDNGVVYWIGWERPNFPEPVSIITFDLKHRSFHEATIPAEVKICVLKREN